A single Gammaproteobacteria bacterium DNA region contains:
- the hflB gene encoding ATP-dependent zinc metalloprotease FtsH: MEKQQQFSLWYFLIVFLAILAMQNFLFGPHAANLAYNEFKALLKAGKIENIAIGERTISGTLKPDGLEGLLPKKQIEELKRAGEGKEHRFVTVRVEDPGLVKEIEAARVRFAGQIESKWFSTLLSWILPAVIFVAIWGLLMKRMGGAAGGFMEIGKSKAKVYMEQRTGVSFDDVAGVDEAKEELKEIIEFLKNPKEYGKLGARMPKGVLLVGPPGTGKTLLARAVAGEASVPFFSISGSEFVEMFVGVGAARVRDLFEQARGKAPAIIFIDELDALGRARGAYPLAGGHDEKEQTLNQLLSEMDGFDPSQGLVLLAATNRPEILDPALLRAGRFDRQVLVDRPDKKGRMDILRVHSKKVHLAADVDPEQVAALTPGFTGADLANLVNEAALLATRRGAEAVAMDDFTRAIERIVAGLEKKNRLLNPKEREVVAFHEMGHAFVAQSLPGADPVHKVSIIPRGIGALGYTIQRPTEDRYLMTRAELENKMAVLLGGRAAEQLVFEHLSTGAADDLAKVTDIARAMVMRYGMHAKLGHVAYEAERPAFLQVPGMPPATRDYGEDTAREIDNAVRELVQAAFEKALAILRAQREALERGARELLARETLGEEDLRRLWSPTAENIAAATAVEKRPA; this comes from the coding sequence TCAGCGGCACGCTCAAGCCCGACGGGCTCGAGGGGCTGCTGCCGAAGAAACAGATCGAGGAACTCAAGCGCGCAGGAGAAGGCAAGGAGCACCGTTTCGTCACGGTACGGGTGGAGGACCCCGGCCTCGTCAAGGAGATCGAAGCGGCCAGGGTGCGCTTCGCCGGCCAGATCGAGAGCAAGTGGTTCTCCACGCTGCTCTCCTGGATTCTGCCCGCCGTCATCTTCGTCGCCATCTGGGGCCTGCTCATGAAGCGCATGGGCGGCGCGGCCGGCGGCTTCATGGAGATCGGCAAGAGCAAGGCCAAGGTCTATATGGAGCAGCGGACCGGCGTGAGCTTCGACGACGTCGCCGGGGTGGACGAGGCCAAGGAGGAGCTGAAGGAAATCATCGAGTTCCTCAAAAACCCGAAGGAATACGGCAAGCTCGGCGCGCGCATGCCCAAGGGCGTGCTGCTGGTCGGCCCGCCCGGCACCGGCAAGACCCTGCTCGCGCGCGCGGTGGCGGGCGAGGCGAGCGTGCCGTTCTTCTCCATCAGCGGTTCGGAGTTCGTGGAAATGTTCGTCGGCGTGGGCGCGGCGCGTGTGCGCGACCTGTTCGAACAGGCGCGCGGCAAGGCCCCGGCAATCATCTTCATCGACGAGCTCGACGCCCTCGGGCGGGCGCGCGGGGCCTACCCGCTCGCCGGCGGGCACGACGAGAAGGAGCAGACGCTCAACCAGTTGCTGTCCGAGATGGACGGCTTCGACCCGAGCCAGGGGCTGGTGCTGCTCGCCGCCACCAACCGCCCGGAGATTCTCGATCCCGCGCTGCTGCGCGCCGGGCGCTTCGACCGCCAGGTGCTGGTGGACCGCCCGGACAAGAAAGGGCGCATGGACATCCTCAGGGTACATTCGAAGAAGGTGCATCTGGCCGCCGATGTCGATCCGGAGCAGGTCGCCGCGCTCACGCCCGGCTTCACCGGCGCCGATCTCGCCAATCTGGTGAACGAGGCGGCGCTGCTCGCCACGCGCCGCGGCGCCGAGGCCGTCGCCATGGACGACTTCACGCGCGCCATCGAGCGCATCGTCGCCGGTCTCGAAAAGAAGAACCGCCTGCTCAACCCGAAGGAGCGCGAGGTCGTGGCCTTTCACGAGATGGGCCATGCGTTCGTGGCGCAATCCCTGCCCGGCGCCGACCCGGTGCACAAAGTCTCTATCATCCCGCGCGGCATCGGCGCGCTCGGCTACACCATTCAGCGCCCGACCGAGGACCGCTACCTCATGACGCGCGCGGAACTGGAGAACAAGATGGCGGTGCTGCTCGGCGGTCGCGCCGCGGAGCAGCTCGTGTTCGAGCATTTGTCCACCGGCGCGGCCGACGATCTCGCCAAGGTGACCGACATTGCGCGCGCCATGGTCATGCGCTACGGTATGCACGCGAAGCTTGGGCACGTCGCCTACGAGGCCGAGCGCCCGGCCTTCCTGCAGGTGCCCGGGATGCCGCCGGCCACGCGCGACTACGGCGAGGACACGGCGCGCGAGATCGACAATGCGGTGCGCGAGCTCGTGCAGGCGGCGTTCGAGAAGGCGCTCGCGATCCTGCGCGCCCAGCGCGAGGCGCTCGAGCGCGGCGCGCGCGAATTGCTCGCCCGCGAGACGCTGGGCGAGGAGGATCTCCGCCGCCTGTGGTCGCCGACGGCGGAAAACATCGCGGCGGCGACAGCGGTCGAGAAGAGACCGGCATGA